The following coding sequences lie in one Phalacrocorax aristotelis chromosome 4, bGulAri2.1, whole genome shotgun sequence genomic window:
- the NPY2R gene encoding neuropeptide Y receptor type 2: MGPLEAGSKENQTDETKVELFTKLYLPRYTTPLNELALDPKPELKDSTTLVEVQIILIFAYCSIILLGVIGNSLVIHVIIKFKSMRTVTNFFIANLAVADLLVNTLCLPFTLVYTLLGEWKLGPVLCHLVPYAQALAVHVSTVTLTVIALDRHRCIIYHLESKISKRISFLIIGVAWAVSALLASPLAIFREYSLIEIIPDFKIVVCSEKWPGEGQLNYGTIYSVSMLLIQYVLPLAVISYAYARIWTKLKNHVSPGSGNDHYHHRRQKTTKMLVCVVVVFAVSWLPFHTFQLVSDIDSQVLDLKEYKLIYTVFHVIAMCSTFANPLLYGWMNNNYRTAFLTAFQCEQRLDSIHPEVSAAFKARKKLEAKRIQFPGDSFTQPTNV, from the coding sequence ATGGGGCCCCTGGAagcaggaagcaaagaaaatcagACAGATGAAACGAAAGTGGAGCTGTTCACCAAGCTGTACTTGCCAAGGTACACCACACCGCTCAATGAATTGGCTCTGGACCCTAAACCAGAACTGAAGGACAGCACAACGCTAGTTGAAGTGCAGATAATCCTCATCTTTGCTTATTGCTCCATCATCCTGCTGGGGGTGATCGGCAACTCCCTGGTGATCCACGTGATCATCAAGTTCAAAAGCATGCGCACAGTGACAAACTTCTTCATTGCCAACCTGGCTGTGGCTGACCTGCTGGTGAATACATTGTGCCTGCCCTTCACTTTGGTTTACACGCTGTTGGGCGAATGGAAGCTGGGCCCAGTCTTGTGCCACCTGGTGCCTTATGCCCAGGCTCTTGCTGTGCATGTCTCTACTGTTACTTTGACTGTGATCGCTTTGGATCGGCATCGCTGCATCATCTACCACTTGGAAAGCAAAATCTCTAAGCGGATCAGCTTCCTGATTATAGGAGTTGCCTGGGCAGTCAGTGCCCTGTTGGCAAGTCCTCTGGCCATCTTCCGTGAGTACTCACTGATTGAAATTATTCCTGACTTCAAGATTGTGGTCTGCTCTGAAAAGTGGCCAGGGGAGGGGCAGCTCAACTATGGCACCATCTACAGCGTCTCCATGCTCCTGATCCAGTACGTGCTGCCTCTGGCAGTCATCTCCTATGCCTACGCCCGTATTTGGACCAAGCTCAAGAACCACGTTAGTCCTGGGTCGGGGAATGACCACTACCACCACCGGCGACAGAAAACCACCAAGATGCTGGTGTGTGTGGTTGTGGTGTTTGCTGTCAGCTGGCTGCCGTTTCACACCTTCCAGCTAGTCAGTGACATTGACAGTCAGGTGTTAGACCTGAAAGAGTACAAACTGATCTACACAGTGTTTCATGTAATTGCCATGTGCTCAACATTTGCTAACCCCCTCCTCTACGGGTGGATGAATAACAACTACAGGACGGCCTTCCTCACGGCCTTCCAGTGTGAACAGCGGCTGGACTCCATCCACCCTGAAGTATCAGCAGCTTTCAAAGCCAGGAAGAAACTAGAAGCAAAGAGGATTCAATTCCCTGGAGACTCTTTCACGCAACCTACCAATGTCTAA